The Dermacentor albipictus isolate Rhodes 1998 colony chromosome 2, USDA_Dalb.pri_finalv2, whole genome shotgun sequence genome has a segment encoding these proteins:
- the LOC135917837 gene encoding cuticle protein 16.5-like, whose amino-acid sequence MFRALLVVAMASNAFAGFIGGGYGAAVTGLAPASYAVAAPAVATYHAAPAVTTVHAAPAVATVHAAPSVATLSRFQSYHAAPAVAAVAPAVTTYHAPAPVYSVAPAVARVATFRAAPAFVAAPAVTRVHTYHAAPAVVAAPAVTRVLHAAPAVAYAAPAVTRVAYAAPAVARVAYRAAPAVAYAAPAFTRVAYHAAPAVATVHAAPAVAVAAPAVTRVAAFHAAPAVVAHAPAVTTFHAAAPAATVTRVETVHHTAPAVATVAAAPAVAAVAPAYGVSHYGVGYGLLPTYGLNYKYGLAGLDYAALLHKKK is encoded by the exons ATG TTTCGTGCTCTTCTCGTGGTGGCGATGGCCAGTAACGCATTCGCTGGCTTCATCGGTGGTGGCTACGGGGCCGCCGTCACCGGTCTCGCCCCCGCCAGCTACGCCGTGGCAGCCCCGGCCGTGGCGACCTACCACGCCGCCCCTGCAGTAACCACCGTTCACGCCGCCCCGGCAGTGGCCACCGTGCATGCTGCTCCTTCCGTCGCGACGCTCTCCAGGTTCCAGAGCTACCACGCCGCACCAGCCGTCGCCGCCGTGGCCCCGGCGGTCACAACCTACCACGCTCCGGCGCCGGTCTACTCCGTCGCCCCTGCCGTTGCTAGGGTCGCCACCTTTCGCGCCGCTCCGGCCTTCGTTGCCGCCCCGGCTGTGACCCGAGTGCACACCTACCACGCAGCGCCAGCCGTAGTCGCTGCCCCAGCCGTCACCAGGGTGCTTCACGCAGCTCCGGCAGTGGCCTACGCCGCCCCGGCAGTCACAAGGGTCGCCTACGCCGCGCCGGCCGTCGCCAGAGTCGCCTACCGCGCTGCCCCCGCGGTGGCCTACGCCGCGCCGGCCTTTACCAGGGTCGCCTACCATGCTGCGCCCGCCGTCGCCACCGTACACGCCGCACCAGCCGTTGCTGTGGCAGCTCCCGCCGTGACCAGGGTGGCCGCCTTCCATGCAGCACCGGCTGTGGTGGCTCACGCTCCTGCGGTGACGACCTTCCACGCCGCGGCACCAGCTGCCACCGTCACTCGTGTTGAGACGGTGCATCACACGGCCCCGGCCGTCGCGACAGTCGCGGCTGCTCCGGCCGTGGCCGCTGTGGCTCCTGCCTATGGTGTGAGTCACTACGGCGTGGGATACGGGCTTTTGCCCACATATGGTCTCAACTACAAGTACGGCCTGGCTGGCCTTGACTACGCGGCTCTTCTCCACAAGAAGAAAT aA